Within Desulfocurvus vexinensis DSM 17965, the genomic segment TGGCAGTTCCCCCTGTGCGCCCTGCTGCTGGGCCTGTTGGCCCTGCGGTTTCCCTGGCCCGCCCTGGCGGGCCTTGTGCTGCTGTGGGCCCTGGCCGGGGCGGGCCCGGGGCGGCGCGCCGCCCTGCTGGGCGCGGCCTTCGCCCTGGGCTGGGGGCTGGCGGCCTGGGCCATGCCCGCCGGGCCCGGCGAGGTGGCGCCGTGGATGGCCGAGCGGCGCGTGGCCGAGGTCACGGGGCGGGTGGCGCGGGTGGAGAGCGTGCCCGGGCGGCAGCTGCGCGTGTTCCTGGCCGGGGCGCGCTACGCCCTGGACGACGGCGCACAGGGCGCCCTGCCCGGGCTTGTGTTGTGGACCTGGCAGGAGCCCCTGGCCTGGCCGCACCCCGGGCAGAGCGTGGCGGTGCGCCTGCGGGTGCGCCCGGTGCGCGGCTTCGCCAACCCCGGCCAATGGGACGCGCGGTTCCACTGGGGCCGCCAGGGCGTGTTCTACCGCGGCTTCACCCGGGGCGAGGGCGGGCAGCCCCGGCTGGGCGACGAGCCGCCAGGGCCCGGGGCCCGGCTGCGCGCCAGCCTGCGCCAAGCCGTGGAGGCCGCCGCGCCCGACGGGCCGGGCCGGGCGCTCTTGGCCGCGCTGGTGCTGGGCGAGCGGTTTTTCGTGGCCCCCGAGGCGTACGACACGGTGCGCCGCTCGACCCTGGCCCACAGCCTGGCGCTGTCGGGCATGCACCTGGGCTTCGCGGCGGGCCTGGGGCTGGGGCTGGCCTGGGCCCTGGGCCGGTTGTGGCCGGGGCTGCTGCTGCGCATGGCCCGGCCCCGGCTGGGGGTGCTGCTGGGGGCGCCGCTGGTGGGCCTCTACGTCTGGCTGGGCGGGGCTACGCCCAGCCTGCTGCGCGCGGGGCTGATGTTCGCGGCCTGGGGCGCGCTGCTCCTGCTGGGCCGGGGCCGGGTGCTGCTCGACGGGCTGCTGCTGGCCCTGGCGCTGCTGGTTGCCGCCGATCCGCTGGTGGTCCACGACATCCGCTTGCAGCTCTCCGCCGTGGCCGTGGCGGGCATCGCCGTGCTGGTGCCTCCGGTCTGGCGGCTGCTGCCCGGGCGCGAGGCGGCCCGGGGCGCGGGCCCGGCGGTCTGGGCCGCGCGGGGCGCGCGGGCCCTGGCCGGGGTGCTGCTGGTCAGCCTCGCGGCCAACGTGGCCCTGCTGCCGCTTCTGGTCTGGAATTTCACGGAAACAGGACTGGCGCTGCATCTCAACGTCCTGTGGCTGCCGGTGCTGGGGCTGGCGGCGGTGCCCGCCGGGCTGGCGGGGGCGGTCCTGGCCGTGACGCCGGGGCTGGGCGAGGCCGGGCGCTGGCTGCTGGGAGCGGACGCCGCGCTGCTGGAAGGGGCCATGGCCGCCCTCTCGGCCCTGGACGCCCGGGGCTGGCTGCCCGTGGCGACGCTTCCGCGCCCGCTGTGGCCGCATCTGGTGGGCTACTACGCGCTGCTGGTCGGGCTGGCGGCCCTGGTCCATGCGCGGGCGCGCGCGGCCCTGGGCGTCTGCCTGGCCGGGGCGCTGCTGCTGGCCTGGCCCGGGCTGTGGGCCGGGGCCACGGGCCAGGGCCGGGCCCTGGGGCTGACGGTGCTCGACGTGGGCCAGAGCCAGGCCGTGCTGCTGGACCTGCCCGGGGGCGGGCGCGTGCTGGTGGATGGCGGCGGCGGCTTTCCCGGCGGGCTGGACCCGGGCCGGGCCGTGGTCCTGCCTGCCCTGGCGCGCGGGCGCTGGCCGGGGCTGGACATGATGATCCTCAGCCACCCGGACCACGACCACTACGGCGGGCTGGGGGCCGTGGCCGGGGCGGTGCCCGTGGGCGTGTTCGTCCATGGCGGGCGCTGGCCGGACAGCGGGTCGGGCCGGGCCCTGCGCGCGGCGCTGGAAGAGGGCGGGGTTCCCGTGCGCACCGTGGGCGCGGGGGATGTGCTCGACCTGGGCCCCGGGCTGGCCCTGGAAGTGCTGCACCCCGGCAACCAGCGCAGCCGCGGGAGCAGCAACAACCAGTCCCTGGTGCTGCGGCTGGTGTGGCACGGGCGGCCCCTGGCGCTTTTGCCCGGCGACGTGGAGCAGGCGGGCATCCAGCGGCTGCTGGCCGAGGGCGCCGACCTGCGCGCCGGGGTGCTGGTCGTGCCGCATCACGGCAGCGCCAGCAGCCTCTCGCCCGAGCTGTACGCGCGGGTGGGCGCCCGGCTGGCCCTGGCGGGCACGGGGTTCCTGAACTACCTGGGCCTGCCCGACGCGCAGGTGCGCCTGGCCCTGGCCAGGGCCGGGGTCGCGCTTTACGACACCGGGCGGTGCGGGGCCGTGCGCGTCACCTGGGCCGCGCCGGACGCCCCGGCGCGCCTGGAAACGGCCCTGGGCTGCCCGGGCACGGCGGCCATGCCCTGAGCGGGCGCCCGGCGGGGCGGTGCATGGGGCGCCCCGCCGTCGCCAAAAAAGGCCGGGGCCGGTGCGTTGTTTTGCGCGCACCGGCCCCGGCCCTT encodes:
- a CDS encoding DNA internalization-related competence protein ComEC/Rec2; this translates as MRGGGGEFPSRAVPGLLPWQFPLCALLLGLLALRFPWPALAGLVLLWALAGAGPGRRAALLGAAFALGWGLAAWAMPAGPGEVAPWMAERRVAEVTGRVARVESVPGRQLRVFLAGARYALDDGAQGALPGLVLWTWQEPLAWPHPGQSVAVRLRVRPVRGFANPGQWDARFHWGRQGVFYRGFTRGEGGQPRLGDEPPGPGARLRASLRQAVEAAAPDGPGRALLAALVLGERFFVAPEAYDTVRRSTLAHSLALSGMHLGFAAGLGLGLAWALGRLWPGLLLRMARPRLGVLLGAPLVGLYVWLGGATPSLLRAGLMFAAWGALLLLGRGRVLLDGLLLALALLVAADPLVVHDIRLQLSAVAVAGIAVLVPPVWRLLPGREAARGAGPAVWAARGARALAGVLLVSLAANVALLPLLVWNFTETGLALHLNVLWLPVLGLAAVPAGLAGAVLAVTPGLGEAGRWLLGADAALLEGAMAALSALDARGWLPVATLPRPLWPHLVGYYALLVGLAALVHARARAALGVCLAGALLLAWPGLWAGATGQGRALGLTVLDVGQSQAVLLDLPGGGRVLVDGGGGFPGGLDPGRAVVLPALARGRWPGLDMMILSHPDHDHYGGLGAVAGAVPVGVFVHGGRWPDSGSGRALRAALEEGGVPVRTVGAGDVLDLGPGLALEVLHPGNQRSRGSSNNQSLVLRLVWHGRPLALLPGDVEQAGIQRLLAEGADLRAGVLVVPHHGSASSLSPELYARVGARLALAGTGFLNYLGLPDAQVRLALARAGVALYDTGRCGAVRVTWAAPDAPARLETALGCPGTAAMP